The region TGTGAGTGCCCGATAAACTGTATTAAACAGCAGAATGAGCCGGGAATGTAAATGTATGATCCTGATTtaaaagaatatactgtacattaaaaagaaatgatTGAGGACACTGCTCGTGCGGCCTCACAATCCCAAATGATAAATCTCCTCACAAACAATTGGTAGAAGTTGCTTGCCGAGATGGGAGGATTtctaaagtattttattttggattaTTCCGGTGTTCCAAACAGATGCTGAAGGATGAACGGGTCCAATGCAACCAGTAGATTTATGGCTGTTATGTTACCACTGTCTGAAGTAATAGCAGTAAATAgtcattcatattttaattaCCCTCCAGTTTGAGATGGAAGATTTGAAGATTCATGATCACCAAAGTACAATCATTATcatgtatgtaaatatttgaatgaaaaacctTTAGGCTGTAAATATAAagcaattaaatgaaaaacagtcaatggcagtaactgagcatgccttcttaCACCGCTTGGCcaagacagttctacacagcggtcatcgaatcagtcctgtgttcttccatcacagtctggtttggtgctacgacaaaaaaggacaaactccgactgcaacggacaatcaaaactgctgaaaggattgtcggtacccccctacccaccattgaggacttgcacgctgccagaactaagacaagggcgtgcaaaatcctctcggacccgccgcaccccggtcaccagctcttccagctccttccctcaggtaagcgctaccgttcaatgcaaactagaactagtagacattcccacagcttcttccctcttgcgatcaacttcttaaacacctgaccaacaattccattacaacatgctggcaattttttgacttgagttcgttgtcacatttctgtggggccaattatgtattactcgtggactcactgtagttgtctcgccatgctgcactatttgcatatactggccactcatgccagagtagcatctgctccatttgcacactgattgaggagtatctgtaacatttgcacaaccaacattgtcccagatgatcgcactacccgtcactttaaaccgcatacactccttgaagtctcagcgccctttgcacattggtcattgcaccggactattgcaatattcgtcattcgaactgctctaagtgctagaggactcttcatctttttgcacaattgtcaaaaaaaaaaaatatgtaccggCATAACcaaataactagcaaccctttactgctcagtgactgttttttttttgttgtcaatgtctttctgtctccaaagtgttctgtaaattgactgtctgttgtcgtactagagcggctccaactaccggagacaaattccttgtgtgttttttggacatacttggcaaataaagatgattctgattctgattctgaaatagaTCACTGCACACCATTCGTAACTTAATTGGAAATGTCATATGTCGGgtaatttaatgagataaagTCAAAGACTTTCATATGTACACAAAAGGtctatttctctcaaatattgcacttctcctttgccgagaaaattcatccacctcacaggtgtggcatatcatgATGTAAGATgggaaaatgggagcaaaaccaaaccaaaagtgttgtgtttgtcTTTTAGTTCAGTACATTAAATGCAGTGCTGGTGAAGAAACTCTGGTCTATATGTTGTGGCACTGTAACAAAATCAATGATATTTGGTTGGGCATAACAAAGCAAATAATGATTAGCACTGATACAGTACAGCCGATTCCACTCACACCACAAACATGAATACTGGGAAATTTGCAAAACTTCAGTGTCTCTTCGAAAGGTAAAAATATCATTTTCTCCTTATAGAGGGTCACAAAGAaggttatcatgaataactgtGTTGCTGTGAAGACTTATTACTTACTGGTGCTTATTACGTAATAACATGAAAGCTAGTGATTTTGTCTTAATTCTGACagtgctttttatttgtattttctctgTGTGTTTCAAAGACTGTTACCTCTGCTGTAGAATGAATATACTGATATGCAAATTAGAAAATGTTATGAAACAGTGTTACTTTTTGGAGGGGTTGGAAAGAGGGTTGGGGTTTGTTATGGATTTGCGGGTGTTAGAAGACTATGGTTAATTCGTgttgtacatgtttttgttcttttgcttGTACCTTGTGAGtcaacaataacaatacaaaaaacaatagTTCTCTCTTTACATCAACAGTAATGTGAAATGTAGCTGTGTAGAAAGAAACATTGTGGGCCCATTGTCCTGCATGAAAAGCAGTTCCATCTTcaagagcctttttttttttttaaataatattgagattacaaattgttttttttccacacagtatccatctgaaaaaaaaagtattgtaaacCATTTCATTTTACAGCTGTATCCTATTAACACTACCAAGTTAGGTTGACAGGAAGACCATATTTGAAGCTATTTTGTAGTTATTTTCCCTACATGACTggataaaaaaagtataatataTAATAGCAGTACGTATTAATTGTATTAAGTAGGTTGGTCAAAACACACGCTTCAAAGTGTCAAAATAGTTTAATCATATTAAAgattgcttttttgttgtttgttttaaaaaacacaacaacaaaacaaaaaacattttgttgtgtttttaaatgtttttttttttttttttttaccttcaagGACCTCTTTGGCATACTTGCCTCGTGATTGCTGTTAATCAAGAGGGATAAACTAACTTACTTGCTAACTGTCCCGGTAGCGATACGTCGAAAATGGAGCGCTTTGTTTCATCTGTGACACGTAAGAATATAAAGCATCCCACAGAAACACGGTTTTATGCCAAATATCGTCTTTTAAAAGTCAGTTTTGGCGATAAATTGCGTACGTAACGGCTAGCAAATGAACTAATGTGCTTGCTAACTGCGGCAAGGCTAACGTAGCTTAAGCTAAGCGAGGCTACAGCTTGATGGAAACTAACTCAAATTAACTCTTTCTGACTTATTACAACTCCAGACCAAACATACGCCAACGCTTATAATactttccccaaaaataaaataaggataTTATTAATTTATAACTAGCGGCAATTTAACACCATTTTATCGCTGATGAAATCAGAGATCAGATATTAAGATACTCTACCAATTTTACTGGGTGGGTGAAAAGTAACTAAGCATTCCAAATTGCTTTTGTGAAATTTTAGTACTACAGAAGTCACTATAAAAacgattgtttttgtttttgaacagaCAAATTGGGATTTCTAATTGTCttatttctcattttctttttgtcttatttcttACTGCCCTCTTGTCCTTCAGAACGTTGTTTGTTCCATCCCAGGCTGTTGGGGAAAATTTATGGACGCCACTAGTGCTTACACTCTGAAATATGAAGATTTACTTTCATTTTCTCATGTAATAATGCATATGTATCACTAGTTTCAATGAATTTGTAATAGGATTATGGATTTAATCACCAAATTTTAATGTCTAGTTACTTTTAACTCACCCTGTATAATTTAATTGCACTCAATGGATAAACAAAGTATGTCAGTCTATCAGTTACAAGAAATAGCATGGTCCAGTGACCAATTTAAAGCTCAAAAAGAGACACGGTTACGAGAAGATAAGCTCTCCATGCCACTACTTGTTATAGTCCCTCACTGTCAAGTCAGTAGccagaaatacagtacacaatgtGTCCATATGAAAGTGATTGCCCACAAGCAAACATAATGTGCCTTGATAAACATACTAACTGAGACTCgttttggcattaaaaaaaattcaaatcttTTTTCCCGTTTTTAAATCTATAATCATTCAtgttgtgattgtgtgtgcaggCCTCACAGCAGAGCTTGTGCAGAATCAGCAAACAAATTCCAGCGAGGTGATTGACATGATCTTCTCTGAAGTGTCAGCTCTCAAGGATGATGTGAAAATTGTGGATCTACAGGTAGATTCAAATGTGACGGTCAACAGCTTTCACCTGGACACTGTCTATAACCTGACAGAATTTAAGTTCCAATTCTTCTGTGTCGCAGCTTGAAGAGTGTGCCATCCAATTGTGGAACTGGGCTGTTACTAAGAATGTGGGTGACTCCATCAGTATAAGTCATAAAGCTAAAGGTACAAGAGCACACAATGATGATTTGGATATTTGACTGTATAGTAAGAATATAAATTGGCATATTCATGGCTGGCTGTGTCCTATCATACGAATCCAACTTTTGTAGCACGCCATGCTGCTTGCAGTCTGCTGTACTGTAGTGAGCCTGTTAATCTAACAGAGGGCGCCATCCGCAAGAAGATTATGGTGAGCACCTgtgacagattaaaaaaaaaaaagtctcacaaCTCTTATTGTCAGTGTTTGTTCCTTACAGATGGCCAGTAGAACTGGAAGGACCTGGCTGGACTGCAGGAATCCCCAGATTGCGGATAATTTCCTCAGGCTCGCTGTCAAGGTGACAATAGATAATACAGTGAATCCCTATTTATGGCGTGGGATATGCTCCAGATCCATCCATGATAGATggaaatctgcaatatagagacaccacaaaaatatgtttgttttgtttaatagttCATGTTTTATTGAAATGGAGACTATCATATAACATGGGTTCCTAACACGGTGCCCGCCATCGCTAGGTTCCCTCAAAGGACGACATGAGTAGCCTGCGGGCAGGTTTTAAAAATAGCCCTATTATTAGTCATTGTTAGTAGAAGTGTgacaagtggccgccatctttttggaattttctaaaaaacgtGGATAgcacttcatccatccatcgattttctgagccgcttttcctcactaggatcgtgggcgtgctggagcctatcccagctatcatcaaggaggaggcggggtacacccatacaaacaaacaaccattcacacttacatttacacctacggacaatttaaaggtgtcaattaacctaccaaacGCCTCGAAAACCCTTCATGAcataaattcatgaaaaaaaacagttgtttaCTGAAGTACAGGTCCTATTCCATTGCCCGGGCAAGGGACGCCGTTTGAAACGTCACTGTAATTTTTACAACTGGATTTGGAGAAccccttggaatttcagcccatacgagcttattggtggaaatttttaactgaaacttgtaagccaatcggagaagggcTTCCTCAAGTAGCAGTCAAAATGAAAGCGTTGAGGAGATATGTTAAGAAATAATTAAGTTTTATGATTTTGCTATAGGCGGTACAGtagagactggttagagcgtctgcctcacagttttgaggaccggggttcaatccccgggcccgcctgtgtggagtttgcatgttctccccgtgcctgcgtgggttttctccgggcactccggtttcctcccacatcccaaaaacatgcatggtaggttaattgacgcctctaaattgcccataggtgtgaatgtgagtgcgactggttgtttgtttatgtgtgccctgcaattggctggcaaccagttcagggtgtaccccgcctcctgcccgatgatagctgggataggctcctgcgacccttgtgaggataagcggctcagaaaatggatggatggatggattttgctataatttgaaggcattttttAAACCAGATTTTCCATAGGCCATATATTTccctaaaaatgtaatttttccaacacaaaaaaaaaattatttgtcacCCCATTTTCTAAGGTATTGGTACGTTGGTACTCATCTTGAAGTGACCATTCCAACGAGacttcacattttgacaaactgtTATTTTTTGGGAAACTTGTCATGTAGCTCTTGTTAGAGGCTAGTGAAACTGGGATATTGTGATTTACCAAGAATGTTGTAGGAGTGATTAttggaaaatgtaaacattagcagagatttatagaaataaggTTTTGCTGCATATTGTTGACAATGATGTCACTGTCGTCACATGGATGAATATAATGAATTATGAATAATATcatataattaaaggtaatttgagcataTTTATTGTTTCAGAAGTATCATACCGGTATATTTTCACAGCTTCACAGCCCTTCTTGTGTACTGATTAGTACACTAGGCTCATGGAAATTACTATGTTATGGCAATTACTGTATAAACTtccaaacaactgctacttgcAAACAACACATGGAGCAGGAACAGATAGAACAAAAGAAACATAAACATTATATTTAAACACTGAAATGTCGGGCTTTCCTGTATACTAAAATCCAATAAAACTTGGATCACTTAAAAAGTTGGAGTTTAGTGGGAACGTGAAAGATGAACTGCATTATAGCTGGGGTTGAGTATAAACACTCAAGTGAATGTCGTCTAATACTTTCTGATGTTCTCCAGAGCCTGGAAACTCTGTACAACCAGCTGACATCCAGAGGCCACGACACACTGGACATCGACTCATCAAAAATGGATGTAGAGAAAGACCTGCTCCGGATTCTCTCCTTTCAGGCAGAATCGGTGGGCTGCGGTAACACCTTCGACATTTGTTCTTGTGAGATTTGGCAGCCGGGGAAGTGTTATTATGACAGACTCGCGAGACAGCTAAAGTGTAAAGTCAGAAACAATGAGCAagcgaaactggatggatggagatctgtttcacttttattttaaaagcaagGCTGTGTTCGGTTTGGAACTGgtcactcattccctactccctaatAATGAATCGGGAGTGATTTTCAACTCAGCCCACCTCTCTTCCTTGCAGGCTATTATTCAAGGGAGAAACCAAGAGGCTGTGGCCCATGTGCAACGTTGCAAAGATATGCTGCAGCGGCTACCGACGCAAGTACATTACACGAACTTTGAATTTCAAgtgttctcaaacttttgggGTGCAAACACCACCTTACAGGGGAGAATGTTTTCCTAGAACCATCTCTTAACCCCCATTAAAAATGACTATCGTGTAGTACTAAATGCCATAGtgactacagtggtaccttgccTTTCAATGGacccaacttacaagtttttggAGTTCTGAGCTGTCATTTGgtagatattttttaatttgtgttgcgagccaaaatttgagttgcgagcgagcttcagataaCCCGCTGCTTgagtggatgaaaaaaaaaaggagagccaTAGTAAGATGATTAAGAtgtcgattaaaaaaaaatcaaatgttagtataaaacattttataaacaattatattttttatgtttttttaataaataataagtaatttgtaaaattaaaaagaatgtcTGACTGTAAAATCTTTTATTATACAGTTCTTTTATTCTTTACAGTAAATCAATTAACAAATTGTtaatctttccatccatccatctgcttCTGCTTATGTGGGGTTGGGttacgggggcagcagctttagcagggaagcccagacttccctggGATCCCAAGCCAACCAGGAGACATAGTCACTCCAGTGTGTCGTGGTTCGTCCCTGGGGCCTCCTCCGAGTGGAGCGTGCCCGCAACACCTCACCAGCAATTGATCctaataaaatcaataaataaaaatgaatacatatacATTAACCAAAAGATTTTAGGAAAATAGTGGATAAATTAATGGAACAATtatagtgtttatttttattaaaataactattgctaattttataaatgtataattattgtattataatgtattaatcaattatttaatatgATAAAATGAATGTAAAGTATATGAGGATGTTGTtttagtaatttttttattatttacaatcaaCTGACAAATTATTGAATAGGATAATGaatcaaaagtaaataaaaatgaatagatTTGAATCAACACATTTAGGGGAAAACAGCTAAATTAATTGTACCACCGAAGCGGCAGTTAcatttagaggttccactgtgtttgTTATTATACGCGTTAATTGTTTCTGTATCTGTTGCAGACAACCTTCTTGTCCCTAAAGTGCTACAACTTCGGAATCGACACTTACCACCATCAGCAATTTGAAGAGAGCACCTTCTGGTTACGGTACATATAAGGTTTTATAAATAAGTGTATCGTGGAAAAGGGTTTAGgggtttatttgtgtgtgtgtgtgtgtgtgtgtgtgtgtgtgtgtgtgtctgtgtgcgtgtgtgtgtgcttgtttttagGGAGAGCTATGATATCAGCAAGATTCATGTGGAATATGCCCCTGAATTGAAGGTCCAGGTAAGATGACAGTCCTGTACATGCTTGTACCTGTGTTGTACAAACCATTGAGAGattttgaatgaatatttgATATCGTTGCTGTCAGGCAGAATCCACGTACCTCCAAAATCACTACTTTACaggaaatcaaacaaaaaaatagtgatGCACCTATATTAAAATTCTTGGTCGAAACTAAAAACCGAAAAGGAGGAAatcaaggctgaaaaccaaaacGCAAACAGAAAGTAATATCCCAATTATTTGTAAAACAGAATTGATTGCTATGACTGTACTATCCTCACTAAAAGCAAGGCATTGCAATTACATTCATTGTTATTAATGcttcaaacaataaaaacaaaatgaaaatattgattTAGACATAGGGCTGGACGATATGGGTACAAAAATCCTatcgaaatatttttttcatatcagtcGATATCGATATATATCacgagtaaaacaaataaaaaaaatttctattTTAAATGTTCCCTGTTACTGTTAACGTTTTGATTGAAAtttgtaaaatggatggatggatggatctttattttctgtcaaaaagtTGAACATGAAATAGAACATTATACAACTTTGtaagacaaataaaacatgTCTATATTTATAAACATGTCTAATCTGACCATGCAAAAGCTTTCAAGttttccaattccaatttaCAACCAGGGAGTTGGTAATGAGGGTTCGTTAATTTAATCATCCACTTGAATCCCTTACTTTCAACCTGAGCTTACTGGTAGGATGTTTTTTAGCAttgagtgatgcaataaataaaaggatGAGCTGACTAAGCAGTTTAATAAGCAGAAATGACCTTACCATCGTGACTGAGCAGTTCCTTCTGCTCTGAAGCATTACAGCAATACATtgttaacaaaacaggcttactcatGTATGTATCTAACCTATTTTGACTCGTTATTGTCTAACAAACATCCAGAGCTTGAGGTATCATAATGCTGCACGGTTCCCGCACAGCGAGGGGAGAGGGACTTTTCAGACAGTTGAGGGTTCAAGAGAATTGAGAGATTTGTTCTacagctattttcaacacttcaaTTAGTTAATCATGCATAGAAATAACAGCCTAGGAGGGGTCAGACCAATACTGTTGTATCTATTTgtgaaaaacatctgaaaaaatgaccatatttggatTTGGAAGGTTTCTGCCCGACAGCACAATATATACAAACGAGAAATAACTAATTTTAAATCTCTTCTTGATAAAACTCAGGCAAAGGTTTTGCGTCTCCTGGCCACTGCTTATTTCGAGTGGGATTCTAAGAGGTTTCACAAAGAGGCCCTTAGTGCTGTTGACATGGCCAACAAGGTGAGATATGAAAATGAAGCCTCATGCTCACAGTCTCAAGTCATAAAGACAATTAAATCATCTGAAAATCAACAAAACAGATCTGTCCTATAACCTGCAACACTGTGCCAATTTTGTCAGAAATGTGTGAGCGCCACTGGGCTGTACTTGAAGTTCAGAATACTCCTGATATGTGGGGCCTCTGATGAAAGCATCAGAGCAGGTTAGTTAATagacaataataatatagtCCATGATTACAGTATGATTCtctgaaatgttttgctttttacattgaaaaaacaTTCTCCCCTGAGATTTAATTGCactggaacctcgataaaatggACTCTGATATACTGTAACGAATattggataaaacggaccgtcgggactgaacagtgtatccaaaaaaaaagaaaagaaaaagtgcttcaatgtaacggtcAATCGGCTATATTGGATGACCCCCtagcccctattagtccgttctatcgaggttccactgcagCTGGAAAGCAGACTTTAATGTGTTCGCAGGTCTGGATGAGATGCTGAAATCTCAGGTTTCCCTTGACGTTTGTCTGAGTACAGTGAAGCTTCTCATGTCTGAAGACAGGTAAACACATTTCGTAGGAAAACATACATGTGGTGTTCTGAATGCTGCCTGTTTGGATTCTTATGGAAACCTGCTTGaacatttattcgatatccttggtATCCATCCTAATGTGCCATGTACGCATGCTTACAGGTACTTAGGTGCACTAATAGAACAAGTGTTTTACTAGTAGTTCTTTGGGCCCACTACTCTGCAATTCAACCTTACTAATAAACTATTGTGCTACAGTTGTGACACTACTAGGGCCAAATAGTCGGCATGTGTAAAACACTACTGGCTCCTTATCATGGATATCGAATGAAtgcaaacagctttccatgaAACCgtttaaaattgatttgatatcatTGATATCCAGCTCACGgttcatgtactagtacgctctttgtccacACTAGCAGGACAACTTTGCATACTAGTAGAAAACTACtgtacatgttactagtgaggcaaattGCACAAGATGACAACTGTTACTCCTAGTAGTActagtgacattataaaattctactagttaacatctatTGCTTCACCAGTAGTACTAGTAGTGTTCAGTTCAGGTCAagtagtgcacagttttgcctcttTAGTACAGTaacgtagttgtcctactagaatgccaaagttgtcctactagttaGGACGAAGAGCATATTAGTACATGGACCttgagctggatatcaaggatgttgaataaatgctcaaacgactTTCCATACATTATCCCAGAGAAGTGCCGGCATTTGAGCTTTTGAAACGTGCAAGTCAGCACTTTCAGTCATCACCCGACCTGGGAACCGCTCTTGTTCTGCACATTGAGCTCCTGCTGAAGAGAGGCAAAGAGCTGCTGGGCAAGCAGAAGATAGAGGACGTCATCACTGGTGCTACGCATAATCAGACGTGTCTTCATTTGTCGCTTTTACAAAAATTTACAAATGTAAAGATTTGTGCCCTCATAGTACATTACACTGGCAAACAGCTGGCACCGCAGGACCTCACAACCCTCCATGCCATGTTGTGGGATAAAGCATCTCAATATGTTGAGGTAGGAAGTATTTTGCATAGTCTCCCCACTTTAATCTTTAAgatatcaaacaaatgtaaataccaaacaaagataacccaagtaaacataaaatgctgtttttaaatgaattaaattttaattaataaggaaaaaaaaaactcttccaaGCTACctagccctgtgtgaaaaagtaagaccccccccccttgttaaatcctgaatgaactgtggctaatcatatTTTTAGTTCATTTTCAACATTGCATCAACATTGCATCGTTGAAGAGAGCAGGCCATCTTCAACACGcaagattggtcaataatttgtaaaaataatagacCTATGTGGGGATTTGTCAATAttatcaatttgtgaaaaaacagGAACCTGACAAAATTTGGACATTGGAGTTTTCAGCGTAGCTCCAGCAATATGTAGGAGGAAATGGCTAGATGGATGGTTCTTTGTCCTATTAACCACACAGAAATGAAGATTGCAATTTATGTACTCCTAGGCAACAGACTACTCTGAGGCGCTGCATTGGTACAACTACTCTCTGAGGTTCTTTAAGGCCGGAGAGATAGACTCCAACTTGGCCAAACTGCAGAGAAACAGAAGTTCCTGCTTCATGCACCTGAAGCAGCTGGAAAAGGTAGCAAGTCCCAATGTCTGGTACAGGTCACCAGCTAATTTTCTTTCTGCTACACAGCCTTGACTTACGAATGCCCCACTAATATATGTTACAATATaggactgttttttatttttaaaaacatgtaacaaaaacaaatgtggttgTTTTTGGAAGGCTGTAACGGATTAAgaacatttcagttcatttcaacaGGGAAAATATACTTGATATACGTGTTAATTAATTTACGAGCTTTGTCTGaagtcgtaagtcaaggtaccactgtcctATCATGCACACGAGTTCTCCTCACTATGTATTTCTCAGGCCAAAGAAGCTATTAACGAGGCAGAGCGCTGCGATCCTGACAgcattttcacacatttcagTGTTTACAAGATAGCGGTATATGAGAATGATGTGGAGAGAGGTGcctacatttaaaatattgtcaCACTCAGCTCACATTCAGTAAGTGTCATCATATTTTAATCAGTCCTTCCTGTGTGTGAACTAGCTGCAAAGGCAGTGAACATGATGGCACATCTGTCTAAGGGTCTCGAAGCCACTGGGCCTGTGTCTGAGAAGGCCACCTCCAACCTCCTCTGCCTAGCCGCTCAGATCGCCTTGGAGGTAGGACATTGACATTGCCACAGAGGTATTCATATCCATgtaacatgtttattattgtgcttgtacTATAGTTTGCagtagtatttttatattttgcccCTCTCATGAGGTAATATTGATACAGCTCCTGTACTGAATCTAATCAGAGCTGCGATTCCCAACCACCGGATCATACGTTGTGGCACTGGAaattatccagtttcacttaataggtccaaaaattattattcattttctataaagTTGCATATTAAGTGTGGTTTAACCAAATACGAGAGTGtagaaattagatttttttattttctagttAACCGCACTAATTTCCACAGGTGGGGCATTTCAAAGTACCAAGTAGAGAATGCTCTTGAACCCGCTGACTTCTTTTTAGCTCTCGGAGTCACCAAATACCAGCATGTCGTGAGTGTAAGGCTCTCGATGGAACATAAGATAAAAGGTACAATTAAACTgcatagccatccatccatgcatccctcaattttcaacaccgcttatcctggttagggtcacggggcgttgaaccctgtcccagctgactatgggcgaaaggcggactacaccctgaactggtcgccagtcagtcgcagggcacatatagacacggacaaccatcgcactcacattcacaccgacgagTGTACCACGAAAACGGTGTAACCAAATGTTACCATTTATACTGCAAAGTAATAGACAGAATCATCGTTGTTTCAATATACAGTgttaacagtattttttttggcGACATTATTGTTTAGTGGTGTACTGTGAGATTActcgttttttaaaattaattttggcTTTAACAGACGTAAAACAGGGCGTGAGATTGTCCACCTAATCTGGTGAAACTTTGTGTACAATGCATGAGTTTGCTCAAGGCGACTGAGAAT is a window of Phycodurus eques isolate BA_2022a chromosome 9, UOR_Pequ_1.1, whole genome shotgun sequence DNA encoding:
- the tex11 gene encoding testis-expressed protein 11 encodes the protein MERFVSSVTRLTAELVQNQQTNSSEVIDMIFSEVSALKDDVKIVDLQLEECAIQLWNWAVTKNVGDSISISHKAKARHAACSLLYCSEPVNLTEGAIRKKIMMASRTGRTWLDCRNPQIADNFLRLAVKSLETLYNQLTSRGHDTLDIDSSKMDVEKDLLRILSFQAESAIIQGRNQEAVAHVQRCKDMLQRLPTQTTFLSLKCYNFGIDTYHHQQFEESTFWLRESYDISKIHVEYAPELKVQAKVLRLLATAYFEWDSKRFHKEALSAVDMANKKCVSATGLYLKFRILLICGASDESIRAGLDEMLKSQVSLDVCLSTVKLLMSEDREVPAFELLKRASQHFQSSPDLGTALVLHIELLLKRGKELLGKQKIEDVITVHYTGKQLAPQDLTTLHAMLWDKASQYVEATDYSEALHWYNYSLRFFKAGEIDSNLAKLQRNRSSCFMHLKQLEKAKEAINEAERCDPDSIFTHFSVYKIAVYENDVERAAKAVNMMAHLSKGLEATGPVSEKATSNLLCLAAQIALENKQQDMAIKLLEGLCETSKDEALVLMALRCLVRLMLPTIETSTDEKRYIHLDVLLPYLKMALKKLSQWLCLTVEQCTEEANWFRKIAWNSALLCERNPDRMRDFFVLSYQLSQMCRPDRTILMAQKTCLLMAVAAALEFCRSSPSVDRTKDLSQALEHIALCAELWKTLKATGSFPKDPTDTLLLLYEFAARAQLNDPKVTSVLESILEQDNVEAKVLETIAGLATEPPAHFPLLSKKALRVALSVHKKQPQVDLVQYSKCIHSLIKLSLPNGASHMEAHLLHEAWDYYDEALAVIAAAPDSLPEMQILWLLTRAWNTGILLYSLARYVEAEKWCSLAMSFVRHLGPLQESYKTQMSNLYSKILDRLDRAKSNTSIKEE